In Puniceicoccaceae bacterium, the DNA window GATCCGCCGTGCCAAAGGAATTTGGAAAAATCGGACCGATCTGGATCTTTCTGAGATTCGTGCTGGATTCGACCGATTCGAATGATGTTAGTCGATACCGATATTGTCATCGACTACCTCAGGGATGTGCCTGAGGCGGTAGATTTTGTTGAGGCGCAAATTGATCAGATAGCGATTTCGTCCATCACCGTGGCGGAGTTATATCAAGGGGTTCGGGATGGAGCCGAAAGAGATGTGCTCGATGTATTTCTCTCGGGTATCAGTGTTTTGGATACGGATTTATCGATCGGCAGAAGTGCGGGACTCTTTCGCCGTCAATACAAGCCATCTCATAGTCCTGGACTCGCAGATTGCCTAATTGCAGCGACCGCAGTGGAACACGGAATTCCATTAAAAACCCTCAATACGAAACACTTTCCGATGTTAAAAGATGTTGAGGCACCTT includes these proteins:
- a CDS encoding type II toxin-antitoxin system VapC family toxin — protein: MMLVDTDIVIDYLRDVPEAVDFVEAQIDQIAISSITVAELYQGVRDGAERDVLDVFLSGISVLDTDLSIGRSAGLFRRQYKPSHSPGLADCLIAATAVEHGIPLKTLNTKHFPMLKDVEAPYSKPGSR